The region GGGTTATGATTAGAATGAAAATAGAATACGAAAATTAGCGTTTTAACGTTAGGTATTCTATGTGATTAAATTATAATTCCTTGGTTAGATGTAATCGAAATTAGAAACGTTTGCAACTCGCTTATGGGTTACGGGTTTCTCCGGCAAATTGGAGAAATACTCGGATTAACCGCTAAAGGTGCGGAAGTAACGTACTAATCCGAATAATAGAGACTAAGGGCAAGTAGCCACTTCTTGAATCAATAAATCATCATTATAAATAGTTCCCTGGTTTGCAGTGGGTGATGCATACAATCCAAAATGCGCTTGTTCGAGTACACCACAAGCTCCCTTTACTTCAGAAGTAGAAATTAAAACATCATCCTGCCAGACTTTTGCAAACCCTTTGTTTGGATCAAAGTCAAGACAGGCAGAAATTTTTACCCATGTTCTTTGCGGATAGGTTAGTGCATTATTCTGGTAGCTAAAATTGCTTTGCCCGTGCAATGGAACATGCATAAGATATGCTTTGTTTTTCGAATCTGTATTAATCAAAACAACTCTCCTCCACTGATCCGATGGATCGGCAGCAAAACTAAACCAGTCAGATCCGGTAGGAAAATTCATATCTAGGTAAGTATAATAAGTAACCATAACCGGAGTTTTAAATCCTCCACTTGGAAGTTTATTTAATTGAATAGTGGGATAACCTCTGTGATTACAATTTGTCGGATAACTACAATTAGGTCCACCTACATAAACCCATGCCTTATGTGCGTTAGTTCCACTATGAACTCTTTCTGAACTTAGATCATGTGTAGCTGCGCCTTGGTAATTTTGCGGTACAATATAAAAAGACGAAAACTCCGAAACTGATTCAAAACTAGTTTGGTAAATTCGATTCGCCTGTTGTTTTTGTAATTGCTCCGCAGTACATACAATAGTTGTAGCATTTTGGTAAGCCAAATATAATAGACTTAAAATAGAAAGTGGAGAATTATTTTTATTTTCATTACTACAAAAAGAAATATTACAAAAAATGAAAAATAGACATAAAGTTTGTTTTATCATAATTTCCTCGTTAATAGCTGTTAATTTACTTTAACTCGATCAATTTAACTATCCGTACTAATAACAAACAAGAGACACTATATCTGTCAAAAAAAAATAATTTACTTCCAATTTTCATTTAGTAACTCACCTTACGCAAGGTGAACCGAGCGTCCAACGGAAAAAACTGCAATGAATAGAAAAAATTTCCGCGATTCATTTAAAACATCATTTTACAAGAAAAACGAAATTTCAATTTTACTTTAAGTTTTTAATTTGTAGAAAATTATCGAGACGTTGAATACAAATTAGCCGCTTCTGCGCTAGAAATACAT is a window of Leptospiraceae bacterium DNA encoding:
- a CDS encoding polysaccharide lyase codes for the protein MIKQTLCLFFIFCNISFCSNENKNNSPLSILSLLYLAYQNATTIVCTAEQLQKQQANRIYQTSFESVSEFSSFYIVPQNYQGAATHDLSSERVHSGTNAHKAWVYVGGPNCSYPTNCNHRGYPTIQLNKLPSGGFKTPVMVTYYTYLDMNFPTGSDWFSFAADPSDQWRRVVLINTDSKNKAYLMHVPLHGQSNFSYQNNALTYPQRTWVKISACLDFDPNKGFAKVWQDDVLISTSEVKGACGVLEQAHFGLYASPTANQGTIYNDDLLIQEVATCP